From a region of the Coffea arabica cultivar ET-39 chromosome 3e, Coffea Arabica ET-39 HiFi, whole genome shotgun sequence genome:
- the LOC140038350 gene encoding uncharacterized protein, with protein MAIAINRLESQVYEKLPSQHELNLKNVSTMTFRNGKEIQGPELVTPKDKDEEKIEKELEEEDKNRKNLVVLPDPIIEIKTNPPFFPSRLESSKKQDKEKEILEVFRKVEINIPLLDTIKQVPKYMKFLKNLCINKKKLRGHEHIVVGENVSAILQRKLPPKCENPDIFTIPCKIGHSKIKNAMLDLRASINVILKSIYDSLNLGPLKET; from the coding sequence ATGGCGATAGCAATTAATCGCCTGGAATCCCAAGTTTACGAAAAATTGCCATCTCAACATGAACTAAACCTGAAGAATGTAAGTACAATGACCTTCAGGAATGGGAAAGAGATTCAAGGGCCTGAACTTGTTACTCCAAAAGACAAGGATGAGGAAAAGATCGAGAAAGAACTTGAGGAGGAGGACAAAAATCGTAAAAATCTAGTGGTACTCCCTGACCCAATCATTGAAATTAAAACTAATCCACCTTTTTTTCCTAGCAGGTTAGAGAGCTCGAAGAAGCAGGACAAGGAGAAAGAGATATTGGAGGTATTTCGCAAGGTAGAGATCAACATTCCCCTACTAGATACAATCAAACAAGTGCCAAAGTAcatgaaattcttgaagaacTTGTGCATCAACAAGAAGAAGTTGAGGGGGCATGAGCATATTGTGGTAGGTGAAAACGTTTCAGCGATTTTACAAAGGAAACTACCACCTAAATGCGAAAATCCAGATATATTTACTATCCCCTGTAAGATTGGACATTCTAAAATTAAAAATGCCATGCTAGATTTAAGGGCTTCTATTAATGTGATACTTAAATCAATCTATGATTCCCTAAATTTAGGACCTTTAAAAGAAACATag